A stretch of Sulfitobacter sp. THAF37 DNA encodes these proteins:
- the eda gene encoding bifunctional 4-hydroxy-2-oxoglutarate aldolase/2-dehydro-3-deoxy-phosphogluconate aldolase codes for MTPAESSRAARDLCRMAPIIPVLVVEDVAHARPLAEALVEGGLPVLEVTLRTEAALAAIAEMAKVDGGVVGAGTLITAQDVADAVRAGARFGVSPGATDALLAATEAADLPMLPGAATASEAMHLLARGYDMLKFFPAEAAGGAALLKSLGGPLPQISFCPTGGVSPSNAAHYLRLPNVVCAGGSWVAPADLVRAGDWRAITELTREAAALA; via the coding sequence ATGACCCCAGCCGAAAGCAGCCGCGCGGCCCGTGACCTGTGCCGGATGGCCCCCATCATTCCCGTTCTCGTGGTGGAGGATGTGGCCCACGCCCGCCCCTTGGCCGAGGCGCTGGTGGAGGGGGGGCTGCCCGTGCTGGAAGTGACCCTGCGGACCGAGGCCGCGCTGGCGGCCATTGCCGAGATGGCCAAGGTCGACGGCGGCGTCGTGGGCGCGGGCACTTTGATCACCGCGCAGGATGTGGCCGATGCGGTCCGGGCCGGTGCCCGCTTTGGCGTCTCGCCCGGCGCGACCGACGCGTTGCTGGCGGCGACGGAGGCGGCTGACCTGCCGATGCTGCCGGGCGCGGCGACCGCGAGCGAGGCCATGCACCTGCTGGCCCGTGGCTATGACATGCTGAAGTTCTTTCCCGCCGAGGCGGCGGGCGGAGCCGCGCTGCTGAAATCCCTCGGTGGTCCGCTGCCGCAGATTTCCTTCTGCCCTACCGGCGGTGTGAGCCCGTCGAACGCGGCGCACTACCTGCGCCTGCCGAATGTCGTCTGTGCCGGGGGCAGTTGGGTCGCGCCTGCCGATCTGGTCCGCGCCGGAGACTGGCGCGCGATCACCGAGCTTACCCGCGAGGCGGCGGCCCTGGCCTGA
- a CDS encoding extracellular solute-binding protein, whose amino-acid sequence MKRTFTALTLVLATPAFAEGELNIYNWGNYTSPEMIDKFEEETGIKVTVTDYDSNDTALAKIKAGGHGFDIVVPSGTYVPIFIQEGLLMESKPNEMENFKHMDPQWVDVEFDPGRNYTVPWQWGTVGVTVNTAVYDGDINTAAVIFDPPEELKGKINVVPEMNDVMGMAIHYVGGEQCTADKEVLKKVRDTMVEAKKNWLSMDYGMIEKFAKGDVSAGVNWNGASFRSRNLNEDIAFGYPQEGYPVWMDNAAILADAQNVEEAKTFLNFIMAPENAAMLSEFARYANGIKGSEEFMPEDMKSAPEIVVPEDLKGAAYVAKTCPPEATKIYTAIWTELQK is encoded by the coding sequence ATGAAACGGACATTTACGGCCCTGACACTGGTGCTGGCCACACCCGCCTTCGCCGAAGGCGAGCTGAACATCTACAACTGGGGCAACTACACCAGCCCCGAAATGATCGACAAGTTCGAGGAAGAGACCGGGATCAAAGTCACCGTTACCGACTACGACAGCAACGACACCGCGCTGGCCAAGATCAAGGCCGGCGGTCACGGATTTGACATCGTGGTCCCCTCGGGCACCTATGTGCCGATCTTCATCCAGGAAGGGCTGCTGATGGAAAGCAAGCCCAACGAGATGGAGAATTTCAAGCACATGGACCCGCAGTGGGTCGACGTGGAATTCGATCCGGGCCGCAACTATACCGTGCCCTGGCAGTGGGGCACCGTTGGTGTGACCGTGAACACCGCCGTCTATGACGGCGACATCAACACCGCTGCCGTGATCTTTGACCCGCCAGAAGAGCTGAAGGGCAAGATCAACGTGGTGCCCGAAATGAATGACGTCATGGGCATGGCGATCCACTATGTCGGCGGCGAACAATGCACCGCGGACAAGGAAGTCCTGAAAAAGGTCCGCGACACAATGGTCGAGGCCAAGAAGAACTGGCTGTCGATGGATTACGGCATGATCGAGAAATTCGCCAAGGGCGATGTTTCCGCCGGTGTGAACTGGAACGGGGCATCGTTCCGCTCGCGCAATCTGAACGAGGACATCGCCTTCGGCTATCCGCAGGAAGGCTATCCCGTCTGGATGGATAACGCCGCCATCCTCGCGGACGCGCAGAACGTGGAAGAAGCCAAGACGTTCCTCAACTTCATCATGGCGCCCGAGAACGCCGCGATGCTGTCGGAATTCGCGCGCTACGCCAACGGCATCAAGGGCTCGGAGGAGTTCATGCCGGAGGATATGAAGTCTGCCCCCGAGATCGTCGTGCCCGAAGACCTGAAGGGCGCGGCCTATGTGGCCAAGACCTGCCCGCCGGAAGCGACCAAGATCTACACGGCGATCTGGACCGAACTCCAGAAGTAA
- a CDS encoding ABC transporter ATP-binding protein, translated as MRNLRKVYPGQPPVVALADASIDISDNEFFTLLGPSGCGKTTLLRMIAGFEHPTAGALTMHGQNLLDLPPHKRPVNTVFQSYALFPHLTVAQNIGFGLEMLGKPKAEIKKTVDEMMALVKMTEMADRQTGQISGGQQQRVALARALAPKPRVLLLDEPLSALDFKLRKDMQLELKRLQTETGITFVFVTHDQEEALTMSDRIAVMSAGEIRQIGNPRQIYDQPAERFVADFIGDTNFLPAEVTDISGDTATVRLSSGTQIAARAAKSGEGKGKVTLAVRPEHASIVPETDGLLSGTLEQVVYFGTDTHYHVAMADGTAFVVRQQNRPDAAAQFNTGDRVGVQFAPGIGQVLRD; from the coding sequence ATCCGCAATCTGCGCAAGGTCTATCCCGGTCAACCGCCCGTGGTGGCACTGGCCGACGCCAGCATCGACATCAGTGACAACGAGTTCTTCACGCTTCTCGGCCCCTCGGGCTGCGGCAAGACGACCCTGCTGCGCATGATCGCGGGGTTCGAACATCCCACCGCGGGCGCGCTGACCATGCACGGGCAGAACCTGCTGGACCTGCCGCCCCACAAACGTCCCGTGAATACCGTGTTCCAGAGCTACGCGCTGTTCCCGCACCTGACGGTCGCACAGAACATCGGCTTCGGGTTGGAAATGCTGGGCAAGCCCAAGGCCGAGATCAAAAAGACGGTGGACGAGATGATGGCCCTGGTAAAGATGACCGAAATGGCGGACCGCCAGACCGGCCAGATCTCCGGTGGCCAGCAGCAGCGCGTTGCGCTGGCGCGGGCGCTGGCGCCGAAACCGCGGGTGCTGCTGCTGGATGAACCGCTGAGCGCGCTGGATTTCAAGCTGCGCAAGGACATGCAGCTGGAACTGAAGCGCCTTCAGACCGAAACCGGCATCACCTTTGTTTTTGTCACGCACGATCAGGAAGAGGCGCTGACCATGTCGGACAGGATCGCGGTGATGAGCGCCGGCGAGATCCGGCAGATCGGCAACCCGCGCCAGATCTACGACCAGCCGGCGGAACGCTTTGTCGCCGACTTTATCGGGGATACCAATTTCCTCCCGGCGGAGGTGACGGACATCAGCGGCGACACCGCGACGGTGCGGCTGTCGTCGGGCACGCAGATCGCGGCACGCGCGGCCAAGAGCGGCGAGGGCAAGGGCAAAGTGACCCTGGCCGTGCGGCCTGAACACGCCAGCATCGTGCCGGAGACCGACGGTCTGCTGTCAGGCACGCTGGAGCAGGTCGTCTACTTCGGCACCGACACGCATTACCATGTGGCGATGGCGGACGGCACCGCTTTCGTGGTGCGCCAGCAGAACCGGCCCGATGCAGCCGCGCAGTTCAATACCGGCGACCGCGTGGGCGTGCAGTTCGCGCCGGGTATCGGCCAGGTTCTGAGGGATTGA
- a CDS encoding ABC transporter permease, producing the protein MSKQFNISRQTGFTTIAMVCFVLLYMPIILLVIYSFNAGSSIAIWEGFSWRWYQSAWENEQVQEATIRSLVIALWASGISTFCAVLAALATTRTRKFRGQAAVFAMINQPLMVPEIVTAVALLIFFAMIKVATGYTGLAYLIVAHSAFCIPFAYLPIRARLQGMDLSLEQAAADLYAPPFQVFRRITLPQLWPGILAGAMLAFVISLDDVVITEFVKSAGQDTLPTYMLGQLRRVVTPEINAISTVLLGISVTFVIAFTVLSKIKN; encoded by the coding sequence GTGTCTAAGCAGTTCAACATCAGCCGACAGACCGGGTTCACGACCATCGCGATGGTCTGTTTCGTGCTGCTTTACATGCCGATCATCCTGCTGGTCATCTATTCTTTCAACGCAGGATCCTCCATCGCCATATGGGAGGGGTTTTCCTGGCGCTGGTATCAGTCCGCCTGGGAAAACGAACAGGTGCAGGAGGCGACGATACGCAGCCTGGTCATCGCGCTCTGGGCGTCGGGCATTTCGACCTTCTGTGCCGTGCTGGCGGCGCTGGCCACCACCCGCACCCGCAAGTTCCGGGGACAGGCGGCGGTCTTTGCCATGATCAATCAGCCGTTGATGGTGCCCGAGATCGTGACTGCCGTTGCCCTGCTGATCTTCTTTGCGATGATCAAGGTCGCCACCGGGTACACCGGCCTTGCCTATCTGATCGTCGCGCATTCGGCATTCTGCATTCCTTTCGCCTACCTGCCCATCCGGGCGCGGTTGCAGGGGATGGACCTCAGCCTTGAGCAAGCCGCCGCCGACCTTTACGCGCCCCCCTTTCAGGTGTTTCGCCGGATCACCCTGCCGCAGCTCTGGCCGGGAATCCTGGCTGGCGCGATGCTTGCCTTCGTGATTTCGCTGGACGATGTGGTGATCACGGAGTTTGTTAAATCCGCAGGGCAGGATACGCTGCCTACCTATATGCTCGGCCAGTTGCGGCGGGTGGTCACGCCAGAGATCAACGCGATCTCGACCGTGCTGCTCGGCATCTCGGTGACATTTGTCATCGCGTTCACCGTGCTGAGCAAAATCAAGAACTAA
- a CDS encoding amidohydrolase: protein MTPDTIVHNGKLMTFDPDQPEAQALAITGGTLTAVGSDTEVMALAGDGTRLIDAAGGTVLPGLIDSHVHLFGGSVELTSLNLHTVQGLEEMTAVIRPYAADIPETELVFCVGANYGILGTGRNLTRHDLDQILPDRPLAMFAADHHTVWANTAALEAAGLLQGGEVDAGSEIVMGDDGLASGELLEPGAYSPILALTRHGGRDMLGLTTGKDPVPAPTAEQRAMDKDAIAKGLAHCAAQGITGLHLMDGNLYQLELLTELEAEGRLLCRCMVPFHFKGTDPIDRIADEGVPMYERFTGDKVWCGHMKMFIDGVIESGTALMMRPYPGALGKDDNTGDEVFTQDHFVAAAQEADRHGMQIAVHAIGDAGVRRTIDAYAAAQAANGRRDSRHRIEHLEVMHSDDIPRLAELGIVASIQPAHAPRGHFFPPGAVGDYLHADQIAGAYAWQDIRDTGARVVFSTDWPVIPVDVMPNIKAAIAPLDLGPDWPDQTQSLQDTLASYTRDNAWVEFNEDRKGQLKVGMMADVAVMSHDLTALAPADITRARAELTICDGKVTFERG, encoded by the coding sequence ATGACCCCCGACACCATCGTCCACAACGGCAAGCTGATGACCTTCGACCCCGATCAGCCAGAAGCACAGGCGCTTGCGATCACGGGCGGGACGCTGACTGCCGTAGGCTCCGATACTGAAGTGATGGCGCTGGCCGGTGACGGCACCCGCCTGATCGACGCGGCAGGCGGCACGGTGCTGCCGGGGCTGATCGACAGTCATGTCCACCTCTTCGGCGGGTCGGTGGAACTGACCAGCCTCAACCTTCATACGGTGCAGGGGCTGGAGGAAATGACCGCGGTGATACGCCCCTACGCCGCCGACATCCCCGAGACCGAGCTGGTGTTCTGCGTAGGGGCGAACTACGGCATCCTCGGCACCGGACGAAACCTGACCCGGCACGACCTGGACCAGATCCTGCCGGACCGCCCGCTGGCGATGTTCGCCGCCGATCACCACACCGTCTGGGCGAATACCGCCGCGCTCGAGGCCGCGGGCCTGCTGCAGGGGGGCGAGGTCGACGCGGGTTCGGAAATCGTGATGGGCGACGACGGCCTTGCCAGCGGCGAACTGCTGGAGCCAGGCGCCTATAGCCCGATCCTCGCCCTGACCCGCCACGGGGGGCGCGATATGTTGGGCCTGACCACCGGCAAGGATCCGGTCCCGGCCCCGACAGCCGAACAGCGCGCGATGGACAAGGACGCCATCGCAAAGGGGCTGGCCCATTGCGCGGCGCAGGGCATCACCGGGTTGCACCTGATGGACGGCAATCTCTATCAGCTGGAGTTGCTGACGGAACTTGAGGCCGAGGGCCGTCTGCTTTGCCGCTGCATGGTGCCTTTCCATTTCAAGGGCACCGACCCGATCGACCGGATCGCGGATGAAGGCGTGCCCATGTACGAACGCTTCACCGGCGACAAGGTCTGGTGCGGCCATATGAAGATGTTCATCGACGGCGTGATCGAAAGCGGCACCGCGCTCATGATGCGCCCCTACCCCGGCGCGCTGGGCAAGGATGACAACACGGGCGACGAGGTCTTTACCCAGGACCACTTTGTCGCCGCCGCGCAAGAGGCGGACCGCCACGGGATGCAGATCGCGGTTCACGCCATCGGCGACGCAGGCGTGCGTCGCACCATTGACGCCTACGCCGCCGCGCAGGCCGCCAATGGCAGACGCGACAGCCGCCACCGGATCGAACACCTTGAAGTCATGCACAGCGATGACATCCCTCGGTTGGCGGAACTGGGCATCGTCGCCTCGATCCAGCCGGCCCACGCCCCGCGCGGCCACTTCTTTCCGCCCGGCGCGGTTGGCGACTACCTGCACGCCGACCAGATCGCCGGGGCCTATGCGTGGCAGGACATCCGCGACACCGGTGCGCGGGTTGTGTTCTCGACCGACTGGCCGGTCATACCGGTGGACGTGATGCCCAACATCAAGGCTGCGATCGCGCCGCTCGATCTGGGTCCGGACTGGCCAGACCAGACGCAAAGCCTGCAGGACACGCTGGCAAGCTATACGCGCGACAACGCCTGGGTGGAGTTCAACGAGGACCGCAAGGGCCAGCTCAAGGTGGGCATGATGGCGGATGTGGCGGTGATGAGCCACGATCTGACCGCCCTCGCCCCCGCCGACATCACCCGGGCACGGGCGGAGCTGACGATCTGCGACGGCAAAGTCACCTTCGAACGGGGCTGA
- a CDS encoding D-glycerate dehydrogenase, whose amino-acid sequence MKKLLITRPLPDKVVAEAQRHFEVEVRPETLPLSTEEKARALAEFDAVLPTLGDRFDASFFEAPPRCQILANFGVGYNHIDAEAARAAGVAVSNTPGAVTDATADIAITLMLMTCRRAGEGERMVRGGRWPGWHPTQLLGLHVTGKTLGVVGMGRIGKAIAQRAALGFGMKVVFFNRSPVTDLPFEAAQLDRLEDVLGAADVVVLAVPATPQTHHLIDAAALGAMRQHAFVVNISRGDVVDEAALIDALRQGRIAGAGLDVYEFEPDVPRALREMENVTLLPHLGTSTLEVREDMGMMAVANLVAFFKDGRPLNPV is encoded by the coding sequence ATGAAGAAACTACTGATCACGCGGCCTTTGCCGGACAAGGTGGTGGCAGAGGCGCAGCGGCATTTCGAGGTGGAGGTGCGGCCGGAAACCCTGCCGTTGTCGACAGAAGAGAAGGCCCGTGCGCTGGCGGAGTTCGATGCCGTGTTGCCGACGCTGGGAGATCGTTTCGACGCGTCGTTCTTCGAGGCGCCTCCGCGCTGTCAGATTCTCGCCAATTTCGGCGTCGGCTACAACCACATCGACGCCGAGGCGGCCCGCGCTGCAGGGGTCGCGGTCAGCAATACCCCCGGCGCGGTCACGGACGCGACCGCGGACATTGCCATCACGCTGATGTTGATGACATGCCGCCGCGCGGGCGAGGGGGAGCGGATGGTGCGCGGTGGCCGTTGGCCGGGCTGGCACCCCACGCAGCTACTGGGGCTTCACGTGACCGGCAAGACGCTTGGCGTCGTCGGCATGGGGCGGATTGGCAAGGCCATTGCGCAGCGTGCCGCGCTGGGGTTCGGGATGAAGGTGGTCTTCTTTAACCGTTCGCCGGTGACGGACCTGCCATTCGAGGCAGCGCAATTGGACAGGCTGGAAGATGTGCTGGGCGCGGCCGATGTGGTCGTCCTTGCCGTGCCCGCGACGCCGCAGACGCATCACCTGATCGACGCGGCGGCGCTGGGCGCGATGCGGCAGCACGCCTTTGTGGTCAACATCTCCCGGGGCGACGTGGTGGACGAGGCGGCGCTGATCGACGCGCTGCGACAGGGCCGCATTGCGGGCGCGGGGCTGGACGTCTACGAGTTCGAGCCAGACGTGCCGCGCGCCCTGCGCGAGATGGAGAACGTGACGCTGTTGCCGCACCTCGGGACCTCGACACTGGAGGTGCGGGAGGACATGGGCATGATGGCGGTCGCGAACCTGGTTGCCTTTTTCAAGGACGGCAGGCCGCTGAACCCGGTTTAG
- the edd gene encoding phosphogluconate dehydratase, translating to MLNQTVARVTDRIVARSAKGREAYLDRMAKAAQDGPARAHLSCSGQAHAYAAAGPDQDALATQSAGNIGIVTAYNDMLSAHQPFERFPDLIRAAARAAGGTAQVAGGVPAMCDGVTQGTPGMELSLFSRDVIALAAGVALSHNTFDSTVYLGVCDKIVPGLVIAAQVFGHLPAVFLPAGPMTSGISNDEKATVRQKFAAGEVDRAALMQAEMAAYHGPGTCTFYGTANTNQMLMEFMGLHLPGSSFVNPNTPLRDALTDAGARRALSISHLGNEYIPTSQVLDEKAFVNGIVGLHATGGSTNLLIHLVAMARAGGIILDWQDFSDLADVTPLLARVYPNGLADVNHFHAAGGLGFMMGQLLSAGLLHEDVTTIMGQGLSLYTREPRLKDGELVWEDGAGESQNDRILRPVSDPFQPTGGLQRMDGSLGAAVCKVSAVKPEHHVIEAPVRVFHDQDSVKAAYQAGEFEEDVIVVVRFQGPKANGMPELHSLTPVLANLQARGLKVALVTDGRMSGASGKVLSAIHVCPEAVDGGAIAKLQDGDILRVDAAEGRIDIVTEGVLERDCVTADLAANGYGQGRELFNHFRTLVGAADTGASSI from the coding sequence ATGCTGAACCAGACCGTCGCCCGCGTCACCGACCGCATTGTCGCCCGCAGCGCCAAAGGGCGCGAGGCCTATCTCGACCGGATGGCGAAGGCTGCGCAGGACGGGCCGGCGCGTGCGCATCTGTCGTGCAGCGGTCAGGCCCACGCCTATGCCGCCGCAGGGCCGGATCAGGATGCGCTCGCCACGCAATCCGCAGGCAATATCGGTATCGTCACCGCCTACAACGACATGCTGTCGGCGCATCAGCCGTTCGAACGGTTTCCCGATCTGATCCGTGCCGCCGCCCGGGCGGCCGGGGGTACGGCGCAGGTCGCGGGCGGGGTGCCCGCCATGTGCGACGGGGTGACACAGGGCACACCGGGGATGGAACTGAGCCTGTTCTCGCGCGATGTGATCGCGCTGGCCGCGGGTGTGGCGCTCAGCCACAATACATTCGACAGCACCGTCTATCTCGGCGTCTGCGACAAGATCGTGCCGGGGCTGGTGATCGCGGCGCAGGTGTTTGGCCATCTGCCGGCGGTCTTTTTGCCCGCGGGGCCGATGACCTCGGGCATTTCCAACGATGAAAAGGCCACCGTGCGCCAGAAATTCGCCGCCGGGGAGGTGGACCGCGCGGCGCTGATGCAGGCGGAAATGGCGGCCTATCACGGGCCGGGCACCTGCACCTTCTACGGCACCGCGAACACCAACCAGATGCTGATGGAGTTCATGGGGCTGCACCTGCCGGGGTCCAGCTTCGTCAATCCCAACACGCCGCTGCGCGATGCGCTGACGGATGCGGGGGCGCGGCGGGCCCTGTCGATCAGCCATCTGGGCAACGAATATATCCCGACCAGTCAGGTGCTGGACGAGAAAGCCTTTGTAAACGGCATTGTGGGGCTGCATGCCACCGGCGGCTCCACCAATCTGCTGATCCATCTGGTCGCGATGGCGCGGGCCGGGGGGATCATTCTGGACTGGCAGGACTTTTCGGACCTTGCCGATGTGACCCCGCTGCTGGCGCGGGTCTATCCCAACGGTCTGGCCGACGTGAACCACTTTCACGCGGCGGGCGGCCTGGGCTTCATGATGGGGCAACTTCTGTCGGCGGGTCTGCTGCACGAGGACGTGACCACGATCATGGGCCAGGGACTGAGCCTTTATACCCGTGAGCCGCGGCTGAAGGACGGCGAGCTTGTTTGGGAGGACGGCGCGGGCGAAAGCCAGAACGACCGCATCCTGCGTCCGGTCAGCGATCCTTTCCAGCCGACCGGGGGGCTGCAGCGGATGGACGGGTCGCTGGGGGCCGCCGTGTGCAAGGTCTCTGCGGTGAAGCCGGAACACCACGTGATCGAAGCCCCGGTGCGGGTGTTCCATGACCAGGATTCGGTCAAGGCGGCCTACCAGGCCGGGGAGTTCGAGGAGGACGTGATCGTCGTGGTCCGCTTCCAGGGACCCAAGGCCAACGGGATGCCGGAACTGCACAGCCTGACACCGGTGCTGGCGAACCTGCAGGCGCGCGGCCTGAAGGTGGCGCTGGTGACGGACGGGCGCATGTCCGGTGCGTCCGGCAAAGTCCTGAGCGCGATCCACGTTTGCCCCGAGGCGGTCGACGGCGGTGCCATCGCCAAGCTTCAAGACGGCGATATCCTGCGCGTCGACGCCGCGGAAGGCCGGATCGACATCGTGACCGAGGGGGTGCTGGAACGTGATTGCGTGACCGCGGACCTTGCCGCCAACGGCTATGGGCAGGGCCGCGAGCTGTTCAATCACTTCAGGACGCTGGTCGGCGCGGCCGATACCGGCGCCAGCAGCATCTAG
- a CDS encoding ABC transporter permease gives MADMSSTADARASRRRWLLLAPALFILVFAAAGPLLITLFYSFLTPGDYGGVEWQGSWQAWFNVFMERDIFDDTLAWSDAHLSIFWRSVKLSLMTTVLCLFFGFPTAYFIATRPKKQRDLWMLLIIIPFWTNLLIRTFAIVELIRAEGTVNTLLLWIGVIDAPIQMLFTEFSILLGMVYVYLPLMVLPLYASMERLDFSLVEAGYDLYATRLQVLRRVILPLVKPGVIAGSILVFVPSLGAYVTPRVMGGGNQLMIGNLIELQFGQGRNWPLGAALSITLLAIVMVALLAYVRAAGNQEPHRV, from the coding sequence ATGGCCGACATGTCCTCGACCGCAGATGCACGGGCCAGCCGCCGCCGCTGGCTGCTGCTGGCGCCTGCGCTTTTCATCCTGGTCTTCGCCGCCGCCGGGCCGCTGCTGATCACGTTGTTCTATTCGTTCCTCACCCCCGGAGATTACGGCGGTGTCGAATGGCAGGGGTCATGGCAGGCGTGGTTCAACGTCTTCATGGAGCGTGACATCTTCGATGACACGCTGGCCTGGTCGGACGCGCATCTGAGCATCTTCTGGCGCTCGGTCAAGCTGTCGCTGATGACCACGGTGCTTTGCCTGTTCTTCGGCTTTCCCACCGCCTATTTCATCGCGACCCGACCGAAAAAGCAGCGTGATCTGTGGATGCTGCTGATCATCATTCCGTTCTGGACCAACCTGCTGATCCGCACATTTGCGATTGTCGAGCTGATCCGCGCCGAAGGCACCGTGAACACCTTGCTGCTGTGGATCGGGGTCATCGACGCACCGATCCAGATGCTGTTCACCGAATTCTCGATCCTGCTGGGCATGGTCTATGTCTACCTGCCGCTGATGGTGCTACCGCTTTATGCGTCGATGGAACGGCTGGATTTCAGCCTTGTCGAGGCGGGATACGACCTTTACGCCACCCGTCTTCAGGTGCTGCGCCGGGTGATCCTGCCGCTGGTCAAGCCGGGGGTTATCGCAGGGTCCATCCTGGTCTTCGTGCCCTCCCTGGGCGCCTATGTGACACCGCGCGTCATGGGGGGCGGCAACCAGCTGATGATCGGCAACCTGATCGAGCTGCAGTTCGGCCAGGGCCGCAACTGGCCGCTGGGTGCGGCGCTGTCGATCACGCTGCTGGCGATCGTCATGGTCGCCCTGCTCGCTTACGTCCGCGCTGCCGGAAACCAGGAGCCGCACCGTGTCTAA
- a CDS encoding flavin-dependent oxidoreductase yields MTENRVMIAGGGIGGLALGLTLHQIGVPFTIFESVGALRPLGVGINLQPNAVRELFEMGITAADLDKAGVPAREWALVGQQGQEIYAEPRGLEAGYNWPQYAMHRGQLQMLLAQVLLDRAGEDAIRLGSRVTGYQKNETGGVTALITDADGAERQEGGALLIGADGIHSRVRAQMHPDQPPIHWGGAVMWRGTSMVKPVRTGASFIGLGTHRQRMVIYPISPPDPDTGLAQVNWIAEVTMDDPAARDGVGWFRQVKIEDFAHHFDDWVYDWLDVPALLRGAQVAYENPMIDRDPVDTWADGPVALMGDAAHAMYPTGSNGASQAIVDARELGAAFLSHGVTPAALAAFDAKLCAPISALILRNRGAGPFGLLNMVNDRCGGNFDDIDEVIPPMERAEFMAKYKAAAGFAIEALNSAAPTIPDGARVERQAAE; encoded by the coding sequence ATGACCGAGAACAGAGTGATGATTGCCGGGGGCGGCATCGGCGGCCTTGCCCTTGGGCTGACGCTGCACCAGATCGGTGTCCCCTTCACGATCTTCGAATCCGTGGGCGCGCTGCGGCCCCTCGGGGTGGGCATCAATCTGCAACCCAACGCGGTCCGCGAATTGTTCGAGATGGGGATCACCGCGGCGGACCTGGACAAGGCCGGTGTGCCCGCCCGGGAATGGGCGTTGGTGGGCCAGCAGGGCCAGGAAATCTATGCTGAGCCACGGGGGCTGGAGGCGGGATACAACTGGCCGCAATACGCCATGCACCGGGGCCAGTTGCAGATGCTGCTGGCGCAGGTGCTGCTGGACCGCGCCGGTGAGGACGCGATCCGGCTGGGCAGCCGCGTGACAGGTTATCAGAAAAACGAAACCGGTGGCGTGACGGCGCTGATCACCGATGCGGACGGGGCGGAGCGGCAGGAGGGCGGCGCGCTGCTGATCGGCGCGGACGGGATCCATTCGCGGGTCCGCGCACAGATGCATCCCGATCAGCCGCCGATCCACTGGGGCGGCGCGGTGATGTGGCGCGGCACCAGCATGGTCAAACCCGTGCGCACCGGCGCGTCCTTCATCGGGCTGGGCACCCATCGCCAGCGGATGGTGATTTACCCGATCTCGCCGCCCGACCCCGACACCGGGCTGGCGCAGGTCAACTGGATCGCGGAAGTCACCATGGACGATCCTGCGGCGCGCGACGGCGTCGGCTGGTTCCGACAGGTGAAGATCGAGGATTTCGCACATCACTTCGACGACTGGGTTTATGACTGGCTCGACGTGCCGGCCCTGCTGCGCGGGGCGCAGGTGGCCTACGAGAACCCGATGATCGACCGAGATCCGGTGGACACCTGGGCCGACGGCCCCGTGGCCCTGATGGGCGACGCGGCCCACGCGATGTATCCGACCGGCTCGAACGGGGCGAGCCAGGCCATCGTGGACGCGCGCGAGCTGGGCGCGGCCTTCCTCTCTCATGGCGTCACACCCGCGGCGCTGGCGGCTTTCGACGCAAAGCTCTGCGCGCCGATCTCGGCCCTGATCCTGCGCAACCGGGGCGCCGGGCCCTTTGGCCTGCTGAATATGGTAAACGACCGCTGCGGCGGCAACTTCGACGACATCGACGAGGTGATCCCGCCAATGGAACGGGCAGAGTTCATGGCCAAGTACAAGGCCGCCGCGGGCTTTGCCATCGAGGCGTTGAACAGCGCCGCACCTACCATCCCCGACGGGGCGAGGGTGGAAAGGCAAGCGGCGGAATAG